A section of the bacterium genome encodes:
- a CDS encoding cellulase family glycosylhydrolase: MKLLRNGALVVWTWLAGAAAWASPTGFAHFVTVSGDRLMDGPLPMRFVSCNIPNLHCIEDYMAFEETNVWRMPDAYEIRDALESIRAMGGTATRMYVITVRRADDTPDIPRYVLGPGQFNEEAFRALDQVLATANEVGVRVIIPFVDNWPWMGGRAEYAAFRGKKADDFWSDPQIKSDFKQTIAYIINRKNTLTGVLYREDKAILAWETGNELASPNEWALEMGAYIKSLDKNHLLLDGFTGYGLRDETIANPYTDIITTHHYERDPRDMVRIIRESAAKAKGKKPYLIGEFGFLGRTGVEAVLDEVAAHPGICGALIWSLRFHSREGGFYWHSEPGLGGYFYKAYHWPGFTSGENYAEREVMQLLRERAYAIRGKTPPVLTPPKPPRLLTCDDPACLSWQGAVGASGYDVERAFSRQGPWKQIGYNISDAEVAHKPLFNDAGAPIGSSCYYRVRARNAAGLSSPSNVIGPVAVQHTTLVDECWNFAVAFSRKGDLTMQTDNSRAFKEDAHRLAGKEGAQIVYYTPGPLQAIKLFLFAKSAEKSIAVSLSADGGDYTPIEMTIRDFFFGAADYNYLRPLLFAKAAIPAGMHFIKVDFMGEAQLGRAELTYGK; the protein is encoded by the coding sequence ATGAAGCTATTGCGTAATGGTGCGCTTGTGGTATGGACATGGCTGGCTGGAGCGGCGGCCTGGGCCTCCCCTACAGGGTTTGCCCATTTCGTTACGGTCTCCGGCGACCGCCTCATGGATGGCCCTTTGCCGATGCGCTTTGTCTCGTGCAATATTCCCAATCTGCACTGCATTGAAGACTATATGGCTTTCGAGGAGACCAATGTCTGGCGGATGCCGGATGCCTATGAGATCCGTGACGCCCTCGAGTCAATCCGGGCCATGGGAGGGACGGCGACCCGGATGTACGTCATCACCGTGCGCCGAGCGGATGATACGCCGGATATTCCGCGCTATGTTCTGGGTCCGGGCCAGTTCAATGAAGAGGCTTTTCGCGCACTCGACCAGGTGCTCGCCACCGCCAACGAAGTTGGAGTGCGGGTTATTATCCCCTTCGTCGACAACTGGCCCTGGATGGGTGGACGGGCCGAATATGCTGCATTCCGCGGCAAGAAGGCGGATGATTTTTGGAGTGACCCCCAGATCAAGTCCGATTTCAAACAGACCATCGCCTACATCATCAACCGCAAGAACACCCTGACTGGGGTGCTCTACCGTGAGGACAAGGCGATCCTCGCTTGGGAGACCGGCAATGAACTGGCCAGCCCCAATGAGTGGGCGCTCGAGATGGGGGCCTACATCAAATCCCTGGATAAGAACCATCTTCTGCTCGATGGATTCACCGGCTATGGTTTGCGCGATGAGACCATCGCCAATCCCTATACCGATATCATCACTACCCACCATTACGAGCGCGATCCGCGCGATATGGTTCGCATCATCCGTGAGAGTGCAGCCAAAGCCAAAGGCAAGAAACCCTATCTTATCGGTGAATTCGGCTTTCTCGGCCGCACCGGGGTGGAGGCAGTGCTGGACGAGGTCGCAGCCCATCCTGGCATATGCGGTGCGCTCATCTGGAGCCTGCGGTTTCACAGCCGCGAGGGCGGATTTTACTGGCACTCCGAGCCCGGCCTGGGCGGCTATTTCTACAAGGCCTATCACTGGCCTGGCTTTACCTCGGGTGAAAATTATGCCGAGCGCGAGGTGATGCAGCTGTTGCGCGAGCGCGCCTATGCCATCCGCGGCAAGACCCCGCCGGTGCTGACCCCACCCAAGCCGCCCCGGTTGCTGACCTGCGACGATCCCGCCTGTCTCTCCTGGCAGGGCGCCGTCGGCGCCTCCGGCTATGATGTGGAGCGCGCCTTCTCGCGCCAGGGCCCCTGGAAACAGATCGGCTACAATATCTCCGATGCCGAGGTGGCGCACAAGCCGCTTTTCAATGATGCCGGCGCGCCCATCGGCTCATCCTGCTATTACCGCGTGCGCGCGCGTAATGCCGCCGGCCTCTCCTCACCTTCCAATGTGATCGGGCCGGTCGCAGTGCAGCACACGACCTTGGTGGATGAATGCTGGAATTTCGCGGTCGCCTTCAGCCGCAAAGGCGATCTAACCATGCAGACCGACAATTCGCGCGCCTTCAAGGAAGACGCCCACCGTCTTGCCGGCAAAGAGGGGGCGCAGATCGTCTATTATACGCCAGGCCCCTTGCAGGCGATCAAACTCTTTCTTTTCGCCAAATCAGCGGAAAAGAGCATTGCGGTCAGCCTCTCAGCCGACGGTGGCGATTATACACCGATCGAGATGACTATCCGGGATTTCTTCTTCGGCGCCGCCGACTATAATTATCTCCGGCCGCTGCTCTTTGCAAAGGCCGCGATCCCGGCGGGAATGCATTTTATCAAGGTTGACTTTATGGGAGAGGCCCAGTTGGGGCGGGCCGAATTGACCTATGGCAAGTGA
- a CDS encoding glycosidase: MQAESFADRLEHLNREHEAYITRPNKPLPWHNGIYQRYAHPVLTAGHTPLFWRYDLDPERNPFLMERLGINAVFNAGAIELDGKILVMARVEGWDRKSFFAVAESPTGIDNFRFWDYPVVMPETDDPDINVYDMRLVKHEDGWIYGIFCSERKDPAAPPGDLSSAVAQAGLARTRDLKSWERLPDLKSRSPQQRNVVLHPEFVEGQYAFYTRPQDDFISAGSGGGIGWALCKDITHPVIEQEYIIDERLYHTIKESKNGLGPAPIKTPQGWLQLAHGVRGCAAGLRYVLYLFMTDLQRPEKVIYSPGGYFIAPQAEERIGDVSNVVFSNGWVARENGEVLIYYASSDTRLHVAVSSVERLVDYVRHTPPDPLRSAACVAQRNELITRNLAVLRKGRSL, encoded by the coding sequence ATGCAAGCGGAATCCTTCGCCGACCGCCTGGAACATCTGAACCGGGAGCACGAGGCCTATATCACCCGCCCCAACAAGCCACTGCCCTGGCATAATGGCATTTACCAACGTTATGCCCACCCGGTTCTCACTGCGGGCCACACCCCGCTTTTCTGGCGTTATGACCTCGATCCCGAGCGCAATCCCTTCCTGATGGAGCGGCTTGGAATCAATGCCGTCTTCAATGCCGGCGCGATCGAACTTGATGGCAAGATCCTTGTTATGGCACGGGTCGAGGGCTGGGACCGGAAATCTTTCTTCGCGGTCGCCGAGAGCCCCACTGGTATCGATAATTTCCGCTTCTGGGACTACCCGGTGGTGATGCCCGAAACCGATGACCCGGACATCAACGTCTACGATATGCGCCTCGTCAAGCATGAGGATGGCTGGATCTATGGTATTTTTTGCAGCGAACGCAAGGATCCTGCGGCACCTCCCGGTGATCTCTCCTCCGCCGTAGCTCAGGCGGGCCTCGCCCGCACTCGGGATCTTAAAAGCTGGGAGCGCCTGCCTGACCTCAAAAGCCGATCGCCGCAGCAGCGCAACGTCGTGCTTCATCCGGAATTTGTCGAGGGCCAGTATGCTTTTTATACCCGCCCCCAGGATGATTTTATATCCGCCGGCAGCGGCGGCGGCATCGGCTGGGCGCTGTGCAAGGATATTACCCATCCTGTCATCGAGCAGGAGTACATCATTGACGAGCGCCTTTATCATACCATCAAGGAATCTAAAAACGGTCTGGGCCCTGCACCGATCAAAACACCTCAGGGCTGGCTGCAGCTGGCTCATGGCGTCCGCGGTTGCGCAGCCGGGCTCCGCTATGTCCTCTATCTCTTCATGACCGATTTGCAGCGGCCGGAGAAGGTGATCTATTCACCGGGCGGCTACTTCATCGCCCCCCAGGCCGAAGAGCGTATCGGGGACGTCTCGAATGTGGTCTTTTCCAACGGCTGGGTGGCGCGCGAGAACGGCGAGGTCTTGATTTATTACGCCTCCTCCGATACCCGCCTCCACGTGGCGGTCAGTTCAGTGGAACGGCTGGTCGATTATGTGCGCCACACCCCGCCCGATCCCCTGCGCTCGGCAGCCTGTGTCGCCCAACGCAACGAGCTGATCACTCGCAACCTCGCCGTGCTGCGCAAGGGACGGTCACTATGA
- a CDS encoding glycoside hydrolase family 2 protein, with product MKHRVVGVILCGILSLTVAAPGQVIRQTLHSGWFFSSDGDQISWLPAEVPGCVHTDLLRQGLIPDPHYRVNEKYEQWVGEKDWRYRMRFMADAALLSRKRIELVCEGLDTYAALFLNGKQILQTDNMFRTWRTDVKPFLLPGENTLEVYFRSVFAENLPKWEAAPFRLTAYANNDQADVKINMYSRKAGFHFGWDWGPRLITCGIWRPIRLEAWDTFRFEDLQIRQKLLNDREAKLTAEYALEADRPQQVKLALLLGERTLASRQVALTAGHQTVKVDFVIKHPRRWWTNGLGEPYLYTLTARVAPASASLKASTAQEKQQRIGLRSLRIVREKDQWGRSFYVELNGVPVFMKGANYIPQDNFQNRVTRSRYQQLLGSARDAHMNMLRIWGGGIYEEDAFYDLCDEYGILIWHDLMFACAMYPADAAFLENVRAEVRDNLRRLRNHPCIALWCGNNENQISWYGWGWRGTYPPEVQTLYEAQMHHLFDEVIPAEVDAIDPGRYYHPGSPNTGYNDIPYNEGDVHYWGVWHNQHPFAAYRENLGRFMSEYGFQSYPERATVEGFTLPEDRQLHSPVMLAHQRCMSDERRDKEYGNRLIQHYMENDYRLPQDFNSYLYLSQVLQAEGVKQAIQAHRSAMPRCMGTLYWQIDDCWPVASWSSIDYHGRWKALHYFAREAFSTYLLAATEAEGAVAIRVVSDSLKPVDATLELQVMDFNGRSGFARTDPVQIAANSSRIYLTVSAADLLAGQDRSTTLLRLTLRLGSRVLAREISYFAPVKALQLPVTEVRSAVTPAPGGCRITLSSPVLAKNLCLQGADPEGFFSDNYFDLLPGESREVFYATTLTPERIQAGLRMQSVRDTYTN from the coding sequence ATGAAGCACAGAGTGGTTGGCGTCATACTCTGCGGCATTCTGTCGCTGACAGTGGCGGCCCCGGGACAGGTGATCCGGCAGACGCTCCATTCCGGCTGGTTTTTCAGCTCAGACGGGGACCAGATCTCCTGGCTCCCTGCCGAAGTTCCGGGATGCGTTCACACCGATCTCCTGCGTCAGGGGCTTATCCCTGATCCCCATTACCGTGTCAACGAGAAATATGAGCAATGGGTGGGCGAAAAGGATTGGCGCTACCGCATGCGTTTTATGGCCGATGCGGCATTGCTCTCCCGGAAGCGGATCGAGCTGGTTTGCGAAGGACTCGATACCTATGCCGCCCTCTTCCTCAATGGCAAGCAGATCCTGCAGACCGACAATATGTTCCGCACCTGGCGGACGGATGTCAAACCCTTTCTGCTCCCCGGCGAGAATACGCTCGAGGTCTATTTTAGATCGGTCTTTGCGGAGAATCTTCCCAAATGGGAAGCGGCTCCCTTCCGCCTGACGGCGTATGCCAACAACGATCAGGCTGATGTCAAGATCAACATGTACTCTCGCAAGGCCGGTTTCCATTTTGGCTGGGACTGGGGTCCGCGGCTGATCACTTGCGGCATCTGGCGGCCGATCCGTCTCGAGGCGTGGGACACCTTTCGCTTTGAGGATCTGCAGATCCGTCAAAAGCTTCTCAACGATCGCGAGGCCAAGCTGACCGCCGAGTACGCCCTGGAGGCTGATCGGCCGCAGCAGGTGAAGCTGGCCCTCCTGCTTGGGGAGAGAACCCTGGCCAGCCGGCAGGTTGCCCTGACGGCCGGACACCAGACAGTCAAAGTCGACTTTGTCATCAAGCATCCCCGACGGTGGTGGACTAACGGCCTCGGCGAGCCCTATCTCTATACCCTCACCGCCCGCGTTGCACCCGCCTCTGCTTCGCTGAAGGCCTCCACAGCTCAGGAGAAACAGCAGCGCATCGGACTGCGGAGTCTGCGGATTGTGCGCGAAAAGGACCAATGGGGCCGTTCGTTCTATGTAGAACTCAATGGGGTACCCGTCTTCATGAAGGGCGCGAACTATATCCCTCAGGACAATTTTCAGAACCGGGTGACGCGGTCGCGGTACCAGCAGCTCCTCGGCTCCGCCCGCGACGCGCACATGAACATGCTGCGGATCTGGGGCGGCGGCATCTACGAGGAGGATGCTTTCTATGATCTCTGTGATGAATACGGCATTCTCATCTGGCACGATCTGATGTTCGCCTGCGCCATGTACCCCGCCGATGCAGCTTTTCTCGAAAATGTCCGCGCCGAGGTGCGGGACAATCTCCGGCGTCTGCGCAACCATCCCTGCATCGCCCTTTGGTGCGGCAACAACGAGAATCAGATCTCCTGGTATGGCTGGGGCTGGCGCGGGACCTATCCGCCCGAAGTCCAGACGCTCTACGAAGCACAAATGCACCATCTCTTCGATGAGGTGATCCCCGCCGAGGTCGATGCCATTGACCCCGGCCGTTATTACCATCCGGGCAGCCCCAACACCGGCTACAACGACATTCCCTATAACGAGGGCGATGTCCATTACTGGGGCGTCTGGCACAACCAACACCCGTTCGCCGCTTACAGGGAAAACCTCGGCCGTTTTATGAGCGAGTACGGGTTCCAGTCCTATCCGGAACGCGCCACCGTGGAAGGCTTTACGCTGCCGGAGGACCGTCAACTCCATTCACCGGTAATGCTGGCGCATCAGCGCTGCATGTCGGATGAACGGCGCGACAAGGAGTACGGCAATCGGCTGATCCAGCACTATATGGAAAATGATTATCGGTTGCCGCAGGACTTTAACAGTTATCTCTATCTCAGTCAGGTGCTTCAGGCCGAGGGGGTCAAGCAGGCCATCCAGGCGCATCGTTCGGCGATGCCGCGGTGTATGGGGACCCTTTACTGGCAAATCGACGACTGCTGGCCGGTGGCTTCATGGTCAAGCATTGACTATCACGGCCGTTGGAAAGCACTGCATTACTTCGCGCGCGAGGCGTTCAGCACCTATCTGCTCGCTGCCACCGAGGCGGAAGGAGCGGTGGCCATCCGCGTGGTTTCCGATTCGCTCAAACCGGTTGACGCAACCCTAGAGCTGCAGGTGATGGATTTCAACGGTCGCTCCGGTTTTGCACGGACTGATCCGGTACAGATCGCGGCCAATAGCAGCAGGATTTATTTGACCGTGTCCGCAGCCGATCTGCTCGCCGGACAGGACCGCAGTACCACCCTGCTGCGGCTGACTCTGCGTCTGGGCAGCCGGGTGCTGGCGCGCGAGATCTCTTATTTCGCGCCGGTCAAAGCGTTGCAACTGCCGGTGACTGAGGTGCGCTCCGCGGTGACACCCGCACCCGGAGGCTGCCGGATCACCCTCTCCAGTCCGGTGCTGGCCAAGAATCTCTGCCTGCAAGGTGCCGATCCGGAGGGATTTTTCTCGGATAACTATTTTGATCTGCTGCCCGGCGAGTCCCGGGAGGTATTCTATGCTACAACGCTGACGCCGGAGCGAATCCAGGCGGGTTTGCGGATGCAGAGCGTGCGGGACACCTATACGAACTGA
- a CDS encoding AGE family epimerase/isomerase, giving the protein MASETCKQLALRAERELLSDILPFWLEEAPDRERGGFWARVSPDLQVRERAPKGLILNARILWTFSAAYRQYLSPVYLGMARRAWHELATFFTDPIYGGMFWMLDERNLPLDDSKKIYGQAFALYSLTEYHLASGEQEPLERALAIYRLIEEHNYDSVNTGYLESASRDWSPTQDLRLSAVDMNEKKSMNTHLHLLEAYTQLFRAWPDDGLRERLVQLINNFLDHIIDAGTYHLVLFFDEHWQPKSHKISYGHDIETSWLLDEAAQALGDPVLGRKCQKISVAMANAVLEEGVAADGGLCYECEEGHTDAEVHWWVQSEAVVGFANAYQNSGRPEFLTAAVRAWDFIEAHFFDRTFGEWYYKVNAGRETDHHLHKISEWKCPYHNSRACLELVRRVKQC; this is encoded by the coding sequence ATGGCAAGTGAAACCTGCAAGCAACTGGCGCTTCGCGCCGAAAGGGAGCTGCTGAGCGATATCCTCCCCTTCTGGCTGGAGGAGGCTCCCGATCGAGAACGCGGCGGATTCTGGGCACGGGTCTCGCCCGATCTCCAGGTCCGCGAGCGTGCTCCCAAAGGATTGATCCTCAATGCCCGTATTCTCTGGACCTTTTCCGCCGCATACCGGCAGTACCTGAGCCCGGTATACCTCGGGATGGCGCGCAGAGCCTGGCATGAGTTAGCCACCTTTTTCACCGATCCAATCTACGGCGGGATGTTCTGGATGCTCGATGAGCGCAATCTTCCGCTCGATGACAGCAAAAAGATCTACGGCCAGGCCTTTGCGCTCTACAGCCTCACCGAGTACCACCTCGCCAGCGGCGAGCAGGAACCTCTGGAACGCGCGCTCGCCATTTATCGGCTGATCGAGGAGCATAACTACGATTCGGTCAACACCGGCTATCTCGAAAGTGCCAGTCGCGACTGGTCGCCTACCCAGGATCTACGCCTCAGCGCCGTGGACATGAATGAAAAAAAATCGATGAACACCCACCTCCATCTGCTTGAGGCCTACACCCAGCTCTTTCGCGCCTGGCCTGATGATGGACTGCGGGAACGGCTGGTGCAACTCATCAACAATTTTCTCGACCACATCATTGATGCCGGCACCTACCATCTTGTGCTTTTTTTTGATGAACACTGGCAGCCCAAATCGCACAAGATCTCCTATGGGCATGACATCGAGACCAGTTGGTTGCTCGATGAGGCGGCCCAGGCTTTAGGCGATCCGGTGTTGGGCCGCAAATGCCAAAAGATCAGCGTGGCCATGGCGAATGCGGTGCTGGAGGAAGGCGTGGCTGCTGATGGCGGCCTCTGCTATGAATGCGAGGAGGGCCATACTGATGCCGAGGTGCACTGGTGGGTGCAGTCCGAGGCGGTGGTCGGATTCGCCAATGCCTACCAGAACAGCGGCCGGCCGGAATTTCTCACAGCGGCCGTTCGCGCCTGGGATTTCATCGAGGCCCACTTTTTTGACCGCACCTTTGGCGAATGGTATTACAAGGTGAATGCCGGAAGGGAGACGGATCATCATTTGCACAAGATTTCCGAGTGGAAGTGCCCCTATCACAACAGCCGCGCTTGCCTTGAATTGGTGCGGCGCGTCAAACAATGCTGA